A single Rissa tridactyla isolate bRisTri1 unplaced genomic scaffold, bRisTri1.patW.cur.20221130 scaffold_712, whole genome shotgun sequence DNA region contains:
- the B4GALNT1 gene encoding beta-1,4 N-acetylgalactosaminyltransferase 1 yields MRGAQRSCLLLLLASASLAALLLHLWAPKGPPSVDLRRPPPERLLPPPMAPPARAYPHVPFRIKEEVMELLPRNGCSCEAEAGLALPLQRQLFGQGPGVDFASTFGPGERLRLQRQREREYHSYRLRVQSPAERLLIVRANSPLEYPAQGVEVRPLQTVLVPGLSLQARGRKSYQVNLTATMGTLAVAAVVEGVELRGEGQPRLSLAAARLDHLNRQLQFVTYTNTLFHPDTADIVQFSTPGHEAAFAIRIRHPAPPPPLRPRAPRDDGDDGDSGDRAYNVSALVTVATKTFLRYEKLRGLIASIRRFYPT; encoded by the exons ATGCGGGGGGCCCAgcgctcctgcctgctgctgctgctggcctcgGCCTCGCTGGCCGCGCTGCTGCTGCACCTCTGGGCCCCCAAGGGCCCCCCCAGCGTGGACCTGCGCCGGCCCCCCCCCGAGCGCCTGCTGcccccccccatggccccccccgCCCGCGCCTACCCCCACGTCCCCTTCCGCATCAAGGAGGAGGTCATGGA GCTGCTGCCCAGGAACGGGTGCTCCTGCGAGGCCGAGGCGGGGCTGGCGCTGCCCCTCCAGCGGCAGCTCTTCGGGCAGGGCCCCGGCGTCGACTTCGCCAGCACCTTCGGCCCCGGCGAGAGGCTGCGGCTGCAGCGCCAGCGGGAGCGCGAGTACCACAGCTACCGCCTGCG ggtGCAGTCCCCGGCCGAGCGGCTGCTCATCGTCCGCGCCAACTCCCCCCTGGAGTACCCGGCCCAGGGCGTGGAGGTGCGGCCGCTGCAGACCGTGCTGGTGCCCG GGCTCAGCCTGCAGGCCAGGGGCAGGAAAAGCTACCAG gtgAACCTGACGGCCACCATGGGGACGCTGGCGGTGGCCGCCGTGGTGGAGGGCGTGGAGCTGCGGGGGGAGGGGCAGCCCCGCCTCTCGCTGGCCGCCGCCCGCCTGGACCACCTCAACCGCCAGCTCCAGTTCGTCACCTACACCAACACCCTCTTCCACCCCGACACCGCCGACATCG TGCAGTTCTCCACCCCCGGGCACGAGGCCGCCTTCGCCATCCGCATCcgccaccccgccccccccccgcctctacGGCCACGGGCCCCCCGCGACGACGGGGACgacggggacagcggggacagag cgtACAACGTCTCGGCGCTGGTGACGGTGGCCACCAAGACGTTCCTGCGGTACGAGAAGCTGCGGGGGCTCATCGCCAGCATCCGCCGGTTCTACCCCACCC